A single genomic interval of Colletotrichum lupini chromosome 11, complete sequence harbors:
- a CDS encoding VID27 cytoplasmic protein: protein MSCEKAGSDTWVALHNGASLKLAREQPIPPASPIRDLMFKVARETATKATQTVMVAGSSQDTEDLKELDCISWSSCGTCAGVAKERQYERKYRKPHTKASEVDLKQFEFQNEQPILPSTVFFFAGPHVSRGTVRSARRVNKSGFYCFVREWKEKEVDRAHDSCIGCGWCRASKKHALLQRKVRTQPEARDK from the coding sequence ATGTCATGCGAGAAGGCTGGAAGCGATACTTGGGTAGCGCTTCATAACGGGGCGTCCCTCAAGCTGGCTCGTGAGCAGCCTATTCCTCCCGCAAGTCCCATTCGGGACCTCATGTTCAAGGTCGCTCGCGAGACCGCCACCAAGGCCACCCAAACGGTCATGGTTGCTGGAAGCTCCCAGGACACAGAAGATCTCAAAGAGCTTGACTGTATCTCCTGGTCAAGTTGCGGTACTTGCGCTGGTGTTGCCAAGGAGCGCCAATACGAGCGCAAGTACCGCAAGCCGCATACAAAGGCATCAGAAGTCGACCTCAAGCAGTTCGAGTTCCAAAACGAGCAGCCCATTCTTCCTTCAACTGTTTTCTTTTTTGCTGGTCCGCACGTCAGCAGGGGAACCGTTCGGTCGGCACGAAGGGTCAATAAAAGTGGTTTCTATTGTTTCGTACGGGAGTGGAAGGAGAAGGAAGTGGACAGGGCCCACGATTCCTGCATTGGGTGTGGCTGGTGTCGGGCATCAAAGAAGCACGCTCTCCTACAACGAAAAGTACGCACGCAACCGGAAGCAAGAGACAAATAG